In Desulfonatronospira thiodismutans ASO3-1, the sequence ATGCGGCACCAGGCTGGAAACTCATACGGTGCCGCCGGATCTTTGGAGATGAGCAGGATGCGGTAGCCCGGAGGCATGGGTTTGAGATAGGTATATAGATTAATGATCACCCTGCCGCAGGTCTCCTCACCGCCGTCAAACTCATCGTCGAATTCCCAGTGTTCCGGAAAGGTTTCACTCATAATACCGCTCAATTATCAGCATGGATTTGATTTTTTAAATTGAGAGCCCTGCAAAATATCTTTTCGCGGCCCGAAAGCAATGGCTCATCGTCACCTGATTGAGACAAAAAATCATTTTTTAATGACAGACTTTAACAGTTACATGTGGCATGAGGACTGGCCCTCCCCGCACTTGTTTTTAAACGTGCCAGTCATCCTTCGGAAAAAGGTTTGGAGGTGCCCGTCCCCTGCTTTCCTTAAAAAGGGCCAAACTGTTAATAGCCAGTGAGAAATTGCAGGATAAACCTGTTACAGAAAGAAAATCAAAGGGACTTTACAATGAGGAAAGGTGTTTATCAAATTGATAATTTCAATTTAACAAGGGATGAACTATTATGTCTGTCTATGCAATCTTTGGTTATGTCCACCATAAATAAGTGCGGGACAGTCCCCGGTCACGCCAGAGGCGTGAGTGCCAGAAGCTACCACTGAAGACTCCCTGAATGCTTACGCTTATCCTGATTATCAAGGGCCACAGCAGAAAAGGCCCGGGACACTTCATGCATCCCGGACCTTGCTCTACGATATTCCCTGGCCTGTTCCACTATGCCCGTCGGGTGCAGGCTTTTTAATCTATCTCATAACTTCCATCGTCTTTGTAAGAAATACTGGCGTCAAGATAGTAAACATCCAGCTCCGGTCGTAAGTCGTCAAAGGTAAAGTAGGCCTCTCCGCTGCGGGCACCTGTGGCGCAAATAAGAACAATGGGTTTTTCCGATGTATCGAAATCATCCATGGCCTCCCGGATTTCTGCCACATTCATGCGCACAGCCCCTGGAATATGCCCCTTTTCAAATTCATCTTCTTCCCGGACATCGATCAACTGGATGCTGTCAGGGTCTGTGGCAAGAACCTCCTTGAAAAACTCTTCCTCAATGGACCCCGGAAAATCCCCTTCCTTTATATCCGAGGGCTCTGAGGGTTCTTCGGCACGCTCTTTAGCGGCAACATCAGCTTCGTCCGGCTCAGTTATGTCATCTATGGTCCAGGTCTTGAAGCCGCGATCTTCCCAGTCGGCATTGCCCTCGGGATATACAACCACATTTTCATAGCCCATTTCTTCAGCTTTCCAGGCTGAATCATGGCTCAAACGGCAGGCAGTATCCTGACAGTGGAAGAACAGGAGTACGGACTTGTCATCTGGCAATACCTGGTCTGCTTTCTCCTCAAACTCGCTGTCCGGCAGGCTCACAGCGCTTGGAATATGGCCCCGGTCATAGCGTGGGCGCTTAGGCCTGGAGTCAATAAGCAATACGTCATCCCTGGGCTCCTCCTGGATCAGATTGTCGCAGACGATGGACTTGACGAAATATGCATCAACATAAGTATGAAACGGATTGGGAACATCAACTTCCACCTCCACACTGGGAATGGGCTGGCCCGGCTGGTATCCCGCCTGGGTTGCCGGTTCCTTGTTAAGACATCCTCCAGCCAGAAAAAGGAACAATACTAAAGCCAAAATGGACAGTGATTTTCCTGATACTTTGTTAATCATTACAAAACGCCTCCCTGGTTGATGGTTAATAACTTTGGCTTTTCAGCAGTTCATCGTTATAGTTTGCATGTTCAAGCATTCAGACTTATTAGCAAGCTGTTAAATTTTACGGGACTATCTGCCCCTATCCGTCATTTTATGACGTTTCTCGCTTGACCTTGACTGTGATAAAAACCTGAGAGGAGAATTGCTCGTAAAGGACAGGGTGTTTATCCAGAAAAATTCTTTAGAAGCCAGGATAAAATGCAAGTAAGCGTAAAATTACTCCTGGACAAAGCAATATCTGGACCAACGATGTGTGTGCAGAAAAAACAATAATCTTTCAATAAGTTATAAATTCATAGAACGTACTGATAAAATTGCTGAGTTATAAATTTTTGAAAAAGCAGGCATCACTGTTTAAACAGTATATAATAATTGATTAAATAGTCATGGATATCTATTTGCAAAAACGATAGAAAGTAAAAATTACTATTGGTAATTATAATGATGGAAATATGTTAGACGTTACATTAAAAAATATTGATTAATAGAAAATAATGATAAGAAAACAAGCA encodes:
- a CDS encoding sulfurtransferase TusA family protein, encoding MSETFPEHWEFDDEFDGGEETCGRVIINLYTYLKPMPPGYRILLISKDPAAPYEFPAWCRMTGNALLDMSHPYYLVEYKPQLKKE
- a CDS encoding rhodanese-like domain-containing protein: MINKVSGKSLSILALVLFLFLAGGCLNKEPATQAGYQPGQPIPSVEVEVDVPNPFHTYVDAYFVKSIVCDNLIQEEPRDDVLLIDSRPKRPRYDRGHIPSAVSLPDSEFEEKADQVLPDDKSVLLFFHCQDTACRLSHDSAWKAEEMGYENVVVYPEGNADWEDRGFKTWTIDDITEPDEADVAAKERAEEPSEPSDIKEGDFPGSIEEEFFKEVLATDPDSIQLIDVREEDEFEKGHIPGAVRMNVAEIREAMDDFDTSEKPIVLICATGARSGEAYFTFDDLRPELDVYYLDASISYKDDGSYEID